The DNA sequence AGCAATATCCTCTACGCACACCCTCAgtgaggggggggagggggggaggtgaAGATAAATTGAAGACGATGGGAATATAAGGggaaagagataaaaaaaacgccaccAGAAAGCTTACGTTAAATACAAATTTGGCTGATTGAGTGGATTCGGGGTATGCGAGGCTGGAAATGTACTGCGCCTCGGAAATTGCCCCGGTGCAACTATGCTCGGGGCCCAATTACCAGCCCGCACACGACTTGCACTTACTTAGCTTATCGCTGACGAACTTCCTACTCGTCCCCGTGCTATGCATTGGGGCGTGAGTGGCTCATTAAGAATTTATTATGCAATCGCTGATGAAGGTATAATCCAAAGATTGAGCGCTTAAGAGATTGACTGGCGGGTTTTTTAAGTGTGTGGGCTGCCGAGCTATATCTTTTGCGTTCTCATTACCATGTGGTAGGTGCTAGGTGAGAAAGAACAATGTCGCATTCCCATTCTGCCACACACTCAGGATAATTTGGTGCCACGTGCACCGGTGTTCGGGTTTctgcagggttttttttgtccacTCAGATCCAGCTCAGATCTTAGGTGAATCGACCTTTACAGTTAGAAACAGCTGTTAAATGAAAGGCGAAACTTCAATATTGATAAATAGTAAAAGGTTTGATTGTAATCGAGCTGCTCATTTTCACCGAAAAGAGTGAGGTATAAAAGACTCAATTTTGTTATGAGCCAATGAGGGACAAAAAATCTTTCTTCTTTATCTGAGACAGCTGTGCCACTACTTCCCCCTACTATTGTTCCTACCTCAAGCAATAAAACGGCAATATGAACTTCGGGAAAGTATGCCCCATCTTGCATAAATaactttattaaatatttcaacGAATATTTGTGTGatgtacattttattttagccggtctcgtggtatagtcgtcaactcatacgacttaacaacatgcccgtcatgaatTCAAGCCcaaaatagaccgtgccgccatacgtaggactgactatcctgctacacAGGGttatccaaaagtcactgaaagccaacccgaCAAGTGGTACAgataggccttgaccgacaacggttgttgagccaaaaagaagaagaagacattttatacttaatgtatattttatatttgtatattgtatttgatgtatattttacaCTAAACTGCGACTAACTTTAGGCTGTTTATACTGGTTCTCGCACAGCTTGACACGTTTTACCTTGTCTTATGTTTTAtctagtttttattttgttgagtATGGGCATGCTCCAATCCAATAACAACGTTGGCCATGAAATTGAGCAGCCACTTCATCCGGTTTACTCCTACGGTCACTATTTTTTTTGGTAGCCACCTGAACAAAGAATCATTGTTtggcaaacatttttaaaacaaaagctGTGCGAGTGTGTAATCTGAAGTGATATTGTATCATGCCCCGAGAGGAGAGCGAAGAAAGTATGGTTTTGAAATAGTAATCTCATAAAAATACCCGTATTACATCCGACATGATCATAAGCGTGTTCAAGGTAGTTACAACAaagcataataaaaaaaaacgaaaacagcaaaaaaagaaggtaatACATTTATTAGTGCTATGGTTTGCTGTAACATGCAAGACCCATACGGTAGACGACACTAGCCGACAACGAGGCAAGCACACGGCAATCGTGATCGAAACATTGTGGCgaatccaacaacaacaaaatccaacaaacaaaccccctttttgtccCCTTGTTGCTATTTCCCCCACATACTGCCGGTGCTCGCGCTAAGTAAATAAAGCTGTATCCATTTGCACTACCTATCCCATGCTACCATCACGCAATAGGCACGTACTGTATGACAGCGCGATGATGTACCATTTTCCGCAATCCGGACTCCGAATTCCGGTGCTGAAATCTCCCACGCACTTTACGGACTTCCAGCCTGCGCATCGTGGAAGCAAACAGAGCCCACGGCTCCCGAGGCACTTTGGGCGATTGCAAATCGACATTAATGTGCAATAAAAGTCTGCAGTGATGTTGTGCTATGTGTGCTACACCCACCAGTCTGTTTGCTTCATTCGGTTGATAGGTCGCTAGACCGGACGTTCATCGTCCGGTTCAGCAGATTGCATACAACGGTGGAACCATCAAATGGAACCGTACGGTATATTGAACTAGTGACGCGTATTTTGCAACTGCCGGATGGAAGGAATACACAAAATCGAAGTTCCCGACGGTATTAAAAGCTGTATGGTTGTTTTCGATCGTTATGTGAAAATACGGAATTGGTTACAATAATAGTCAATGTAGTTTAAAGTTCAATGAAAGAGATGTTTAGCTTGATCATACAGAACTGGTTGATTTACCCTTTTTCGCCTAACCTGTTCTCACCTTCGTACCTTCGAATCTTTATCCACTTGTTATGGATCACAATACATGAGGATAGATTGTTAACATATAACATGTTAACAATATATAACATATCCTTACATATTCTCTTATCAATCAAATAACTGCTGTATTCTATCCTCATAAACCAAATGCGTTGCGTGACGTTGAATAAATGGTGAGCTGCAGATGAAAAATGTGTAGCTACTGCTAAAACTAAACTTTTTTGAAAACGATCCAAACGTATTTGAAAACAATTCGAACGTATTTGATTCCGTATTTGATTTGACAATGATCCGAGCGTATTTTGACACCGGTTCATTCTcatggattgcgatccataACAAGTGGATAAAGATTCGAAGGAAAGTGGTAACAAGTGTAACACATTATATTGCTCGTTCGGAGAACAAGATTGTAGCTATCAAATTTCCTCCACtagattgtgttttttttaatgacgTAGCTCTTTAAAGCAAATATATAACCTTCAAGCATAAGGCTGAAAGTTCAAAGGTCGCAGCAGAAATCAACAGCGTGCATCGGCATGTAGCAACAACTAGCAAAACGCGTCTTTTCCAAAGCGAATGTCTACATTAGAAATCTTTCATCAAACACGACGAACTTTCGCTAATGCCATCGCAAACTGTCGTTCGCTGTCGAGCATCGATTTCACGCTGTCTACGTGGGCGTCGGCACCGATTACTTGACTATTCAGTTGTGAGCTACCCGCACATCTGCGTAGCATGGGAACTTGTGCCACGATTATTGTAAGCACAAGGTTCTTGGTTAAGAAGTTGCACAATGCTTCTTAAAAATAACGGAGCCTCGAGAGCTTCCGTAAGGAATCAAAAGTGCCAGAACTTCATGAAGTGGAAGAGGCGGTTGGTTGTTTACTGTGGCCCATCATGCCGTGGAACGTTGCGGAACACAAAATGCATGGAAATCTACAGGCTATCCACATAAAGAGTCCCTTGGAATGCTGGCGTTCCCGGCGGAACCTTCGTCACAGAAACGCCGTCGGAAGAACAAAGGAGGCCGCATCAGCAATACGTTAAAGCGCGCACACCATTCCAACCTTTCCCCAAGGAGGATGGGAGAGCTGGCTGAGACGGGATGGTTTAagcattttcatttcctttacGTCTCAGTCCAATGCCCAATCCCGATGTGCCCCGTGCCCAACTCTCCCGAGCGATGAAAAGGAAACGGCAGGAAAGAAATCATTTGTATCCGACGTCTTAGGTGAAAAGTGGTATCACGGAGCCTccatgggtttttttttcgatggaaAAAACAGCCTACCATTAGCCATACTGGCAAGCACCGTACCGACAATAACGTCTGACGAAACCTGACGTCCTGAAGTCAAGATGTGAATCGAGAATTGGCAGCTGGTGGAGAGTAAAAGAAAGaggataacaaaaaaaaaacatttgtcAGCTCGTCAGCGGAGGTGTCAGATTTTGGTTGATGCCATTTTTCCTCTAGTTATTACGGAGGCTGTAACGTGTGCTCGCAATGTGCTTCCGGTTTCCGGTTCTGGCTGTGTCGGTGTCCActtgaatagaaaaaaaaacaacaacttgcGCTCGTTTAAGTTTGGCGTCGATATTTATTGGGAATTTTGGCGTATGCTCCCGTCGCGATGGATGTAGTAGCGAGCAGTGAGTGATTTACAGTCGGAGTTGGATAGCTCggctttctttatttttttttattttttcaattcgACGCTAACGCAGCGCAGGTGGCTAGATGGTAAATGGTACAAAAGCATTCCTGTCGGGGCGTCAGATGGATGCACACTGTCGATTAACCAAACAGTGTTTTGCTGTTCTTCCGGTTTGGCAGAGAGCAATTCAGTATCAGCGTTGGAGAGCCGTTTCATTTGCTCCCAGGCTGTGTGCTGTATCCAAGCGACAACATGAAAGCCCACGCTGGCTTCTTGCTCCACTGCAGGAAATTGAACTCCGGCACAACAGCTGTTCGGTTGATTCAACATCCCGTGAGGAAAGGgcaaagagggggggggggggggtgggtggCATTAGCTCAAAGCTAGTCCGATTTACCTCACGGCGGATATCCGCTGGCTGGAAGGGTTGGGGCCGAACGGATGTAAACAGTGTTGCCATGTaaacggaaaaaaaaccctttaatTTATGTAGGCAGCGTTTGCATTTGCCGCACAGCTAATCGTGCGCCTGGATGTATGCATCCCGCCCATCACAGATTGCTTTATTAACCGTGATAGTAAACGTCAGTGTGTTTTGGCCCACACAACCAGCCAGGCGTCTGTGGGTTGGGTTTACCTTCCGATTACTAGACACTTGACATTGTACCTTCCTTCATCAGACGGTAGAATTATCCCTTGTCACTGACACACAACGTAATGTTCCCGAGCTTCACATCTTCTTCCccatcttcttcctcttccttcacAGCCGTCTCGGTGTCGGTGGCGGTCTGGACGTTGGTGGCGATCTCGCTTGAGCGCTACTTTGCCATCTGTCGGCCACTGTCCTCCCGCCGGTGGCAGACCCAATTTCATGCCTACAAAATGATCGGCCTGGTGTGGACGGTCAGCTTTCTCGCGAACTCACCGCTCGGGTACGTGCAGCGGCTGCTGCCGGTCGGCCGCAGCACCGGCCAGATGAAGTGCCGGGAAGAGTGGCCCAGCCCGGCCTGGGAAAAGGCGTACGTGCTGTTTCACGACGTCGGGCTGCTGTTTCTGCCCCTGCTCACCATGGGCTTCGCCTACTCGATGATCGTCTCGAAGCTGTGGCGCGGACTCCGGCACGAGATCAAACATTCTTCGCTGTACCAGCAGACGAGCCGGCAGCACGGTACGGGCGGTCAGGGCGGCAGCGTCGGGGGAGCTCCCACCGGTGCCGCGGCTGGCAGTGTGGGGACTGCCAGTGGGGAGCAGCACTGCACGGGCGATAAGGGCAAGCCACCGAAGCCGGCCGGTGGTAAGCGGCACGAGCCGGGGTTCGTGCTAACGTCCAGCCTGAAGAAGGCACCGTTCAAATCGTCTACAGCGGTCGTTAACTttgccagcaacaacaacacgatcAACAAGAGCAACTTCAGCGGTGCTGGAAGCGGCAGCTCGAGCAATGGTGCCGGTAGCAGCGGCTCTAGCAATGGTAGCAACGGTGGTGGATGCAACGGTTCCGGGGCGGACCTGCGAACGCACTACTGTGGTGGTGCCGGATGCGAAACCAGGCCCGGAAGACTTCGAGGTTTTCGCCATTTCTTCGCCAAGGTAAGGACGGGTATGGAGAGTTGAGTGTtgcgagggggaggggggggggtgatgtTGATGGGCGTTACGAGCCTGCCCGAGTTAAATAATAGTTGGAAAGCACTATTTACGAGACGAAGCACGCATTCCGAAGGTGCCAAGATAGACGAGAGCGTCATCGTGAAAGTTTGCTCTGCTCGGCAGAAACTTGCTGCCGCAGGCGGAGTAGGCCGCCTATCAGCTATTAATGCTTGTTACGGGAGCACAAGTTTGGAGATAACTTTATTTCAATCAGCGCACACCAGCAGCTAGTAGACGCGAACTCAATGGGCCCGCTTGTAAAGTTTGCGCCGAAGCTGACTCACTCTTCCGTATGGGAAGGGTTGCCAGCTGCTGGAGCAAATAGCTTTCGGGTGTGCTAAGAAGCCATCTTTACACACCGatcatcatacacacacacacacatacacacatacacgaaacTCACTGTATCACTGtctccagcagcaccaccagcacgtGGGACTCTGTCGGAATCAGCGCTACCAGCGCAACAGCACCACCGCTGCGCCGGAAGGTCTGCCTGAGCTGGCCGAGACGAAGTTCGACGAAAGTGCGTCGGTCGGGCAGCAGCACCCGTACCTCCACTGCCACTGTCATCATGCGCACGGATAtaatcatcaccatcaccggcTGCCGACCAGCACCATCGTGAAGAGTACACAGCAGGACGCCAAGCATGAGATCGTGCTCGGTACGGGCGAACCAGGACCGGGGCTCGAACCAGCCGGTGACGCAGTGCTGCTTCCTGGCGCACCGGCGGGTAGTGCTGCCACCGCACCGGAAACCGGCCAGGGGGACTGTGATCCGTCCGCTCTCAACCCGGATCCGGCCTATCAGTTCTCCCGGCATGCGATCCGCTCCACCTACATGGACAAGAGTATCGAGGCTAAGAAGAAGGTAAGTCGCCCACGGCCCCTTGCCCGATAAAATCAATATGTGCAGCAAACTCGCCGCCCTGCTCCAATTTGTTGGTACCGTGTCGCTGAGAGCGTTTTCGAAcagcccagcagcagcgcatgTGAACCACCGTATCGCTGCGAAGTCCTTCAGCAACAGCTGGGAGAGGGCGAAGCAGACCCTGGGAAAGGTTCATTTGTCAACTTCAGCTCGGAACAATGTTACCAAACTCAAGCAAGAACgcacgagtgtgtgtgtatgtgtgtactaATACTCATTGGTCGATGGTAGATGCCTTGAGGTTACATTCCAGTTGTGTTGGTAcacgaaccacacacacacacacacacacacacacacacacacacacagagagatagaaagatcTGGTTAGTATCATCATTAAAGGAATGTTTTGTCTTCCTCTCCTTCTCGTCCTCGCCGGCCGCATCTGTATTACATTCCGGTTGTTTCATCTATTGAACACGACAAATCAATCGATGGGCCCTTCGCCTCTGCACACCACGCCGCTGCAGGTCATACGGATGCTGTTCGTGATAATCGTCGAGTTCTTTGTTTGTTGGGCACCGCTACACATTCTCAACACGGTAGGTGAATTAATTTTCAATCTCAGTCTCACACTCACGCGTAGTCCAACACTCCGCTGGCGCCATTTTGCACACACTTGTCGTACGACCGCTAATGAGCGTTTCGGGGGTCTGCCTGAAGCGTCTGAGGCAAATTGAATTACCGCTCCGCTTCCGACAACATTACCAccattccacacacacatacaacctTATAAACGGTGGTGCTTGGCAGCGTTATGTCCGCTTGACATTCCAACAGCggcgtgctgctgctcacCAGACAGGATGGGAAACTCAATCAACCAAACAGAACGGTTTCCCCTGGCTAGAACCGGGCCGTGCGTAACGACCGGTTGAAATGTTGCCTTTTCTGGTAAATAAATTTGATCAATGTTTTATGCATCATTCGCTTCATTTCGCCTACCGATGGTTCAAATATATGCGGAAGCTACGCGGGTCGCTCTGGTACGCTTcggtggttttttgtttttttgcaaaaaaaaaagttcctttCTAACACCGACCTGACGAACGCTTTTATCGTCCCCACCCACGACAAACCATAGCACTTTTATGAGGTATCAGAAACCAGAAACCGTGCTCCAGCCTGGGAGAAATGAATTGATGTAACAcgctcccccccctcccccctccccaacCCCGTCACGGCTTAGTCATTGGTAAGCTAGCGAGCGGGGACCGTAAAATGACACCCTTAGGACGCGTCGGGTCCCCGAACAGTCACCGGGGTGTGCCCTCGGGTTTTGCTGATTCGGCAAGATTGATCGAATATACTTGTTGAGtgcaatatttcataaatactTCATTGCAGTGATTTCGCCAGCCCGGGGAACCTCCAGAAATCGTCCGCCTTTAAGGTCTAAGCTTACGGTTCCGGCGAAGGGGCAGAAACTGCGAATTGCTGTTATTTATTGTTACTTTTATTGTTTCCTGCTACATTGCCGCTACCGcacttttcctccctttccctGCAGTCGCGAAGCGCTAAAGGATGATTGACTTTTCTACCCCATCTTGGGTGAGGCGGGAAAGAAGAAACTGGGCGGGGAAACAAATGTAGCAGGCAATCTTAAAATGAAGCTTTTCCGTCAAAGAGGCGTGCCGCTTTGGCCCGTCAGGAAGGTGTGGAAATGGAATACGTGCACTCGTGCCGGAGCACGGGCAGCGACTATAAATCCTTCCCACACGTATGATAGCGCTTCCGGTATTTGCCAGATATTTTAGGTTTCTGCCTCAAACTTTTCGTTCGATGCAGGTCGTAAAGAGTGTGCACGGTatgcgaacaaaaaaatattcgcAAAACGATGAGGCTGGCATCATAGTTAGCAGAACACTTGCTCCAGGAAGCTGTTAATGGTTGCGGTGTACACGGTGGAAGCCTGCCGATGTCTATATTCTTACGCAGTCCTATTTTCTTCCTTCATCCATCCGTCCAGGTATATCTGTACTCGCCGACCTTCGTCTACCAGTACGTGAACAGCAGCGGTATTGCCCTGGTGCAGCTGATGGCGTACATCAGCTCCTGCTGCAATCCTATCACGTACTGCTTCATGAACCGACGCTTCCGGCAGGCATTCCTCGGCGTCTTCAGCTGCTACCGCAAACGGTAAGTAGGCAGGTGTTGACGCTTTGCCGCTGACAGTGCCGCTCGCCCGTCAACAGCCTAGCGCAACTTCGGATTAGTACACCTTGCTCAGAACATGCCACtgatacacatacacacatacactcatacATATCTACTAATGCGTCTATACACAAGCGCGCTAGGATACTTGCACATAGACACATTCAAACATTACGCACCCTACTCTCGGCATGCCTTCTCTTCCCTTTGTTCCTGTATTCCTGCCCACCCTCACAGTCTCCGCGGGCCGCCTAGAGGACCGATTTCTTGATGTTTCTGACTGTTCTGCCGACGTTTCGCTCTGTTTTCCCATGTTTGCTGATTCCCACTTTTCCATATTCTCAtacaatctctctctctctctctctctctctctctctctcttcctctctttttcgctatttatctctctctctctctctctctctcttgttctctatctctcttacTTGGCTTCTCACTCTTTGATTCTAATTTAAACCCCCTTTACTCCACTCTCGAACTATCGATGTTTTGACTGTACATCCGTGTACTACTGTGTGTTTGCCAATGTCCAGCATGccaatctgctgctgcttctgctgcgcGTCGTCGAACGGCCCGATGGAGGGGGCGGAATCGAAGGCGGCCGCCTATCTGCGCCAGAACACCGTCAACCAGTCCGGCGCGGAACGGAACAACTCGGACATGTCCGGTAACGATTCGCTGGTGTACGTCGGACGCGGGCTCGTGCAGCGTTCCGGTAAGTTGTGTGCGCGGCGTTCGGGCACGTTTCCGCGATACCATCGCGATGCAGTTTACAACGCACTGCCGTGGGACCTGAAAATGTAGGAGAGGCAGGAGGTGGGGGAGGGTGTATGTAAATGGGAAGGATGCAGGACAGACTGTCGAGAGGAGAAGGCAATGGAAGGAATGGTGCGAGCGGCCAGCTGTACCTTTTGGCAATCGCAACATGACCCCAACCGTTCTAATACCGCTGTTTCCGCgttctgtttttcttctgcttcatTTTTCCCGTTTGCCCTTTTGTTGCTGTCGGTAGAGATATTGATTCTGGAATCCGAGGATCGGGTTTAGCACCGGCTCCGATCACGTGAACAGCTCCGTCTCGATCGTGAATTCGATCAGCAGTGCGAGAATCGCGCAGGTAAGTAGTGGCACCACTGAACACTGAATAAGCTGCAAATAAAGGTACAAAAGCTGTTTTGTTATGCTGATTGCATTAATAAGGGCGTTAAAAATGAAACTCTTGAcaggattaaaaaaaacctgtgttataaaaaaaaacaaaagaattgtAGAGGAAAATCGTAAAAGTGCCcatattacagggtttacctagccaatccggCATCGTAAATGCGTTATCGGTAGCCGTAAATAACTTGGGCTCTGTCATTTCTATGCGGGCTTTGTAAATTATGATTTgtgcatagaaaaaaaatgagcaGCCTACTCTGGATTTAAGCTTTTTAATACAAAGCTTTTTTCAGCGCGTAGTTTAACTGATCTGTAAAAAGATAATATTTATACTTTCTTAATttctaataaaaatgattcaaatacctgtttaaaaaaaaataagtcaTGCCCATACAATGCAAAATGGTTTTATATAGtttaaataatacaatatGTTGAATGATTGACTAAGGTTACCATTTTCAAATAATATCATACATACTTAATAACGCAATACGCCAGctacgtatttttaaacagTTTTATGGATCACATCCCacggccggtctggtggtacagtcgtcaacacgTACGACATGATAatatacccgtcatgggttcaaggcccgaatggaccgtgctcccatacgtaggacttgactatcctgctatgcgTAATTAGTAAGTCACTAAAAGCTAGGCCCCCACCAGTGGTTCAGGCAGTccttgaagaaaaaaaaagaacaaggcCCGAATATaaatgacagtgcccaattgagggtttacgtcgcccgaatGAGTATTaacggcgaccgataacgcgATTACGATGCCagattggctaggtaaaccctgtattgcaATTTGCAACACATTTTCGCTTGATATAGGTGCAGTGAAACGTTGTGCAAAATCTGCTAAAGCTCTCTTTTCCCTAAGTCGCTAACAGCTCTTTGTTTTCCTCCGCCTCCATTTCCGTCCTCTCCCACTCCCCATCCTCCCTCCTCACCGGCGTTACTCGTTGGCAGATCATCGAAACCGACCCGGATGACGATTCGTTTCGGTTGCGTATCACGTGGTCAAAGCCAACCTCGGCTAACTACTCAAAGACTGCAGGCGGTTGTGATAGCGAACGCTACTCGTAGAACGGACGGCTGCCACCAAGGGATGGTTGAACCAGGATTGAGGGATGGTGACGTATTTTCAAACACAGTCGCACCGCGAAGGACCAAGCAGCACTGCAGCACACAATGTGAAAATAGGTGTGCTCAGAAACGCATCCCGCtacggacaaaaaaaaatcaaggcGCAGTTTAATTCTCTCCTTCACACGAACATTGAGATTGCTGATTATTCTGAACGCTCTTGATCCTGGGTCGCATGGAGCAAGCACACTCCAGAACTCTATTCCCGGTAGTGCGGCAAGGTAGCCGTCTCACGAAGTCGTTTAGATGCTAtaatatgattgaaatgaaatcaatGTCTAACATTTGCTTCCCGTTCGTGCACACCCAGCTCGCAGCAAACTTATCGTTCTGTTGCGTGCAGAGACAACGAAACaaagcgaaaaagaaaacagttgCTGACGGGCATAGAATGACCCGAAgtttctgtgtttgtttttatgtttttggaATAGCGAATAAGGAAAGACGCGTACTTCAAGAGAGTGGCAGCGTTTGTAAGCTGCCCGGTTAATCTAATGTTTAAGGTTGGCATTTTCCGTTTCGATCACTTGCTTTTCCTCACTTTTCCCTGACAACGCAAAGCGGTCAGACAAGTCCATATTCGGTCTCTGATAGCGTACCCATTCGGAAAATGGTTCCGGTTAGTCGGAAAATTGATAAATACTTTCGTAGATGACTGTTGAATCCTTCCCGGGATCCTTACCGGGCTCGTACCATCGACTACCGCTTCCAGGGAAACAGGTCTGGATCTAATAATCTTGATTGGATTGTTcgcctgtgtttgtgtggatgtgcgtgtgtgcgctcAATATTCGAGAACGAAAGAATGGACCATTCTTCCACCCAGCGCACATTGCATCTGTAATATGGTTGAGCTGGGAAAACTTTGACCGGTTTCCATACTCTGATGTACTGTGCATACCAGCCATctggaagaggaagaggagaaagcAAGGAAAGAAGGAAGAGGAAAGTAGAGCAGGGAATACCGATAAAATCCCCGATAATCTCATGTGGACTTTGAAAATCCCAGTGACCATGTGGCAGTCCCAGTGAAGGAGCGTAATAATGAAAGCGTGCTCAGAAGCATAAGTGTGTAAATGCAAACCTGAGGGGAGAAGTGAGGTGCAAGTCTAACAAGCATTTGGGATTAGACTCGGCAAAAGGTAACAAAAGTCCAGCTGCCTCCGGTTTCGGAAGTTACGGTTTCCCCTGCCTCAAGGGACTGGCTCATAAACGTTACGGGTTATGGCAATGTCACATATTGTTTCGTTCTTTTGCATGACCGATAAACAGCGATTAAAGTGAGCAGATACCTCGGCTAACGAGAATGTGGGAAGATGAATTAATGTTGCCTACATTTAAGCTGCTTCTTTCAAGTCAAGAACtgtcacaaacaaacagaaaaacgaAGAATCGGTTGCATAACTGCCCCTACCCATCTGGATGTTTGGCGATGCGGTACTATCTGTTTCTGCTTTCCTTTCTCCTACGCGCGTAACGCGTAACAcccttttgtttgtatttttaccGAGGAGCAGctcccaaaaaagaaaaaaaaaatca is a window from the Anopheles merus strain MAF chromosome X, AmerM5.1, whole genome shotgun sequence genome containing:
- the LOC121595373 gene encoding uncharacterized protein LOC121595373 isoform X2, which encodes MLLCSRWLGNIGRPDHFSPRKPLMTSWSFSIELVAAERRTFRFEKSERKKEKGCPPSLSSLRMTDGPFVYGIELRDPPTAPTELTQYDLLFGPGSLLYRPPNSMAGDYGNELYGTNLSLALGELLRDNISATVIGGTHNLSGDGRSAAGNLPPATGTGTGGARGGDGTFQNQLIIPLYAIIFLLSVVGNLLVILTLAQNKRMRTVTNVYLLNLAISDLLLGVFCMPFTLAGQVLRRFVFGSVMCKLIPYFQAVSVSVAVWTLVAISLERYFAICRPLSSRRWQTQFHAYKMIGLVWTVSFLANSPLGYVQRLLPVGRSTGQMKCREEWPSPAWEKAYVLFHDVGLLFLPLLTMGFAYSMIVSKLWRGLRHEIKHSSLYQQTSRQHGTGGQGGSVGGAPTGAAAGSVGTASGEQHCTGDKGKPPKPAGGKRHEPGFVLTSSLKKAPFKSSTAVVNFASNNNTINKSNFSGAGSGSSSNGAGSSGSSNGSNGGGCNGSGADLRTHYCGGAGCETRPGRLRGFRHFFAKHHQHVGLCRNQRYQRNSTTAAPEGLPELAETKFDESASVGQQHPYLHCHCHHAHGYNHHHHRLPTSTIVKSTQQDAKHEIVLGTGEPGPGLEPAGDAVLLPGAPAGSAATAPETGQGDCDPSALNPDPAYQFSRHAIRSTYMDKSIEAKKKVIRMLFVIIVEFFVCWAPLHILNTVYLYSPTFVYQYVNSSGIALVQLMAYISSCCNPITYCFMNRRFRQAFLGVFSCYRKRMPICCCFCCASSNGPMEGAESKAAAYLRQNTVNQSGAERNNSDMSGNDSLVYVGRGLVQRSGKLCARRSGTFPRYHRDAVYNALPWDLKM
- the LOC121595373 gene encoding uncharacterized protein LOC121595373 isoform X4, encoding MTDGPFVYGIELRDPPTAPTELTQYDLLFGPGSLLYRPPNSMAGDYGNELYGTNLSLALGELLRDNISATVIGGTHNLSGDGRSAAGNLPPATGTGTGGARGGDGTFQNQLIIPLYAIIFLLSVVGNLLVILTLAQNKRMRTVTNVYLLNLAISDLLLGVFCMPFTLAGQVLRRFVFGSVMCKLIPYFQAVSVSVAVWTLVAISLERYFAICRPLSSRRWQTQFHAYKMIGLVWTVSFLANSPLGYVQRLLPVGRSTGQMKCREEWPSPAWEKAYVLFHDVGLLFLPLLTMGFAYSMIVSKLWRGLRHEIKHSSLYQQTSRQHGTGGQGGSVGGAPTGAAAGSVGTASGEQHCTGDKGKPPKPAGGKRHEPGFVLTSSLKKAPFKSSTAVVNFASNNNTINKSNFSGAGSGSSSNGAGSSGSSNGSNGGGCNGSGADLRTHYCGGAGCETRPGRLRGFRHFFAKQHHQHVGLCRNQRYQRNSTTAAPEGLPELAETKFDESASVGQQHPYLHCHCHHAHGYNHHHHRLPTSTIVKSTQQDAKHEIVLGTGEPGPGLEPAGDAVLLPGAPAGSAATAPETGQGDCDPSALNPDPAYQFSRHAIRSTYMDKSIEAKKKVIRMLFVIIVEFFVCWAPLHILNTVYLYSPTFVYQYVNSSGIALVQLMAYISSCCNPITYCFMNRRFRQAFLGVFSCYRKRMPICCCFCCASSNGPMEGAESKAAAYLRQNTVNQSGAERNNSDMSGNDSLVYVGRGLVQRSGKLCARRSGTFPRYHRDAVYNALPWDLKM